A stretch of Vibrio maritimus DNA encodes these proteins:
- a CDS encoding phage coat protein (These proteins are located in the structural module of several filamentous phages.) — MKKAASTIAALTLASLAPQAMADTTTIDSIFAAVDLSTVTAFIGTTGVVIVGIALAVKGISLAKRLVSRA, encoded by the coding sequence ATGAAAAAAGCAGCTTCAACTATAGCAGCGTTAACTCTTGCTTCTCTTGCACCTCAAGCAATGGCTGACACTACAACTATCGATTCAATTTTTGCAGCAGTAGACCTTTCTACTGTAACAGCGTTTATTGGTACTACCGGTGTGGTCATTGTTGGTATTGCGCTAGCTGTTAAGGGTATTAGCCTAGCTAAACGTCTCGTTAGTCGAGCATGA